The sequence below is a genomic window from Desulfobulbus oligotrophicus.
GGAGGCAGCATTGGCTGTGTTGTTATGTCCCTTGGTCTGGGCCGTATATTCACCACCGTGCAGGCGATTTTCTGCCCGGATGCCAAGAAGATCAGCGGTATGGCCGATTATGGGAACAGTCAGAAAAGTTGCAACAGTCAGCATATGTATGAGTTTCATGTTCATTCTCCGTAAAACGTGTTGCCTTGTCAGTGTGGAAAGATTCCCAAAGCACTGCCTGTACAGGAGTACCGGAAGTACTTTGGGAAAAGGAAGTTTTAGTTGATGGCGATGGAGCCGGCATTGGCGATGTTGTTGTTTCCGCCTTCAACTGAAGAGGTGATATTGCCGGTGTTTTCCACCTCGTTGATCACCTTGCCCTTGACAACCATATTACCACCCATGGAGATCGAAGCAGCGTTTGCCTGGTTGTTGCTGCCGTTTTTGATTGTACTGCTGATGTTACCGGCGGTGTTGACCCTGTTGAGGATTGAATCTGTGGTTTGAGTGGAGCCGTTGACTGAAATAGAGGCAGCATTGGCCAGATTGTTATTACCGCCAACGATGGTGCTCGATATGTTGCCGGCACGTTTGATCTCGTTGCGGATCTCTGCCTTCATGCCCTGCTGGCCATCAGTTTGATCCTGAGTCGATTCGGTGGCAGTGGTATCGCTGCTGCTGTCGGTTGAAACTGTGGTGTCGGATGCATCGGTGTTATCAGCCCACTTATCCTTTCCGTCGGATTTGTCAGCCCACTTGTCCTTTCCATCGGACTTATCGGCCCACTTATCCTTTCCGTCGGATTTATCGGTCCACTTATCCTTTCCATCGGACTTATCGGTCCACTTATCCTTTCCGTCGGATTTATCGGTCCACTTATCCTTTCCATCGGACTTATCGGTCCACTTATCCTTTCTGTCGGATTTATCGGTCCACTTATCCTTTCCGTCGGATTTATCGGCCCACTTGTCCTTTCCGTCGGATTTATCGGCCCACTTGTCCTTTGATGGCTTGTTGCGGTCGATCCCAGAAGGTTGACTTGTTCCTGCTGTTGTTTGCGTGTTCGGCACAGTGGTTGTACTGGCCAACTTCTGTGTTGCCGAGGTATTGATGGTGATGATGTTCGTATTTGTGTTGGTGATTGGGTTTGCAGTATAGGTGCTGTGCTGGACAGGCATCTGGTGCATGGTTGGAGCCTTACCCTTATGGTCAAAGGTACCGCGCAGGGTGGTATCTTTGCTGTTGGCATGGGCTACACCAGCGGTAAGGGCAAGAGAGAGAGCTGTAACAAGAAGAGTTTTTTTCAACATGGTATCCTCCAGATATAAAGTTATGGGCAAGCGTAAAGCATATGCTCCTGCTCATTTTGCAAGAGTGGTGCCAGGATGAAAAGGGACGGGTATTTGTCGGAAAAATAGCGTTATTTCAGCAGGTTGAGCAGATTGTTTCTGCCGGCAACCAGGCCCGGGTCTGTGAAATTTCCCGGGTGCAGCCTCTGTAGCCTGAATTCGTGTTTGAAAAACGGACAGTGGAAAACCCTGTGTTGGGTTAACGTGTTGAAAAAATGTATAAAAGAGGGAGGGCGGTTGTGTAGGAAAACCGGACAAGCAGCAGAGTGCCTGTCCGGTTCCAAGACAACCGGAGACTAGGCGGATAGCTTGTATTTTTTCATTTTCTGATACAGGGTCGATCGGGCAATTCCAACGAGGAGAGCCGCGTCGGAAATATTACCGCTGGATCGTTCCAGGGCTGCTTTGATGTGTTGTTTTTCCACCTCTTCAAGGCTGGGGAAAACCTCAATTGCGGCTTGATCCGTGATGTTGAACTCGTCGGACAGGCTGTGAATATCACGCTCGGTGATCACTCTTCCCTGTGACTGCACGGCTAAGCGTAACAGCACATTACGCAACTCCCGAACATTGCCCGGCCACTGATACTGGGCAAGCAGCTGGAGAGCTCCGTCGGTTGTCCGCGGTTCCGGCCAGTTGTATTCTCTGGAAAATTTACGCAGGAAGTAACGGGTCAGCGGCTCGATATCCTCCTCTCTTTCCCGTAAAGGCGGCACTTTAAGGGTAAAGCAGGAGAGTCGTTGAAACAGGTCGTCACGAAACAGATTTTCTTGAATCATGGTGGTAACATCACGGTTGGTAGCAGCGACAACCCGCACGTCAAGTCGACGACTGCGGGTATCACCTAAACGGCTTATTTCCCCATTTTCAAGGAAACGCAGCAACTTGGGTTGCAGAGTCAGCGCCATATCTGCAACCTCGTCGAGAAACAGAGTGCCGCCTTCGGCCAACTCCAGCTTGCCCGGTTTATCCACCGCTTCATGGTAGGCTCCTTTTTTGGAACCAAACAGCTCACTTTCAAATATACCTTCGGGTATGGCGGAACAGTTTATGGGAATGTAGGCTCCTTTGCGGCTGGAAAAAGTATGGAGTGCCGCGGCTACAAGTTCTTTGCCCGATCCTGCCTCTCCCAGTATAAAGACCGGCACATTGATGGCGGCAATGGTTCGGATATCCTCATAGAGTTTGACCATCTTATCACTGCGGACAATGGTTTCGTCCTGGGTTGCCAGTCGTGATTGCAATGATTCGCGCTCGCGCTGCAGGCGCTGCCGATTTGCCAGATTATCAAGCAGGACAGCACCGTGTAGGGCCAGAATTTCAAGACTGCTCTGCCTGAGAGCAGTGAATATTGTACTGCAACAGTCATCAAGGTAGAGACAGCCAATGGCCTTATTCTCTCGCAATAAGGGGACGGCGAGCACCGACCGTACCCTGTCCTTACGTGTCTCCTTCGCTGTCCCGGCTATTCGGATCGATCGGCCGAGATCCATTACCTGATGCACCACCTCCTGACGGACCTCATGACTCTCGTTGCGTGGATCAAAGCTGTGTGTGGCCGTGTAGAGCAGTTCTCCCTTGTCGTTCAGCAGGGCCAGAAAACCGCGTTGAGCTTTGGTGAGCTGCAGAGCTCCTGCCAGGAGTAACTCGCCGAGTCCTGTCTCGCTGTCTGCACGCTGCAGTTCCTGCAGCTGTTGGGAGATTGGGGTAATCGATCCTGCTTCTGATACATCTTCTCTCTCTGTCCGGA
It includes:
- a CDS encoding sigma 54-interacting transcriptional regulator, which translates into the protein MPSVIVSQDAQNYRVVEFTASLTIGRDSDNDIVLASPQVSRRHASIVHREDNEFMLFDHESTNGVWLDNQRVTGVRLQHGMSFRIVNYFFTFIDERHDSRPSRVFSDSGASYSTGRQPMTDETILFNLESEPIADIRTEREDVSEAGSITPISQQLQELQRADSETGLGELLLAGALQLTKAQRGFLALLNDKGELLYTATHSFDPRNESHEVRQEVVHQVMDLGRSIRIAGTAKETRKDRVRSVLAVPLLRENKAIGCLYLDDCCSTIFTALRQSSLEILALHGAVLLDNLANRQRLQRERESLQSRLATQDETIVRSDKMVKLYEDIRTIAAINVPVFILGEAGSGKELVAAALHTFSSRKGAYIPINCSAIPEGIFESELFGSKKGAYHEAVDKPGKLELAEGGTLFLDEVADMALTLQPKLLRFLENGEISRLGDTRSRRLDVRVVAATNRDVTTMIQENLFRDDLFQRLSCFTLKVPPLREREEDIEPLTRYFLRKFSREYNWPEPRTTDGALQLLAQYQWPGNVRELRNVLLRLAVQSQGRVITERDIHSLSDEFNITDQAAIEVFPSLEEVEKQHIKAALERSSGNISDAALLVGIARSTLYQKMKKYKLSA